CCGGTTCCGCAACTCCGATCGCATAGGCAAGTTGCACTTCACACTTGTCCGCAAGGCCGGAAGCTACCACGTTCTTGGCGATATAACGTCCCATATACGCCGCAGAACGGTCCACTTTGGAAGGATCCTTTCCGGAGAATGCTCCTCCTCCGTGTCTTCCGTATCCACCGTAGGTATCTACGATGATCTTTCTTCCGGTCAAACCGGCGTCACCGTGAGGACCGCCGATGATAAACTGACCGGTCGGGTTAATAAAATATTTCGTATCCTTGAGAAGATTCGCAGGAATGACCTTCTTGATACATTCTTCGATCAAAGACTCTTCGATCTGTTTGTGAGTGACATCCGGAGAATGTTGTGTGGATATCACGACGGTATCGATTCTCACTGGTTTTCCGTCTTTGTATTCGACGGTGACCTGGGACTTTGCGTCCGGTCTTAAGAATTTGAGTTTATTGGAATGTCTGAGTTCCGCTAAGTATTTTACGAGTTCGTGAGAATAATAAATCGGCATCGGCATGAGTTCCGGAGTCTCGTTGATCGCAAAACCGAACATCAAACCTTGGTCGCCGGCTCCTTGTTCTTTGAAAAGTCCTTCCCCTTCGGTCACCCCTTGAGAGATGTCCGGACTCTGCGCGTGAACGTGAGCGGAGACAACCGCGAAGTCGGCGTCAAAGCCCATCGTGATGTCGTTATAACCGATATCACGGATTACATTCCTCGCGATCTCTTGGGCGTCCACCTTACCTTTACTTGTAATTTCACCAGCGATCACGACTAAATTCGTGGTCACCAAGGTTTCACAAGCAACTCGAGACTTTGGATCTTGCTCCAAATACGCGTCTAGAATCGCATCGGAAATTTGGTCGCAAACCTTATCTGGATGGCCTTCTCCGACCGATTCCGAAGTAAAAATAAAATCTTTTAAAGACATTTGTTCTTCCTGATGGTGAAATTGACTGAGTAACCGTAATGGAAACCCGCTTTCATTCCAAAAACCTATGGATTCCTTCAGTGTCAAGAAGATCCAAACTATGTTCCCAACCGATTCTACAACAAATTGAACCGTTTAGAGCAGAATTGAATTGAATCGAGAGCCGCCCGAATATTTTTGAGAAACAATGAAAATCCGAGTCTCCGACATCAAAGTTAAGAATCGTATCCGAAAAGATTTGGGCGATCTTCGCCCCTTAAAAGAATCCATCCAAAAGCTGGGTCTTTTGCATCCGATTCTCATCGATCTGGACAATACCTTGATTTCCGGAGAGAGAAGACTTGAAAGCGTAAAGTCGCTCGGTTGGGAATATGTCGACGTTCGGATCGTAGACATTCGAAATAAAAAGGAAAGGGTTCAGATGGAGGCCGAAGAAAACAACATTCGTTTGGAATTTACTTCGGAAGAACAGGAAAGAGTCCAGGAGCTTCTGGAAAGGTATTCGTATTCAACAATCTTCGGAAGAATCCTTGCTTGGTTTTTGGATCTTTGGGACTGGATCAAACGGTTTTTTCAAAAAAAATGAATTCTTCTTCGTTTCATTCGGTGATTTAGAAGTTTTTTCCAAAAGAATTCTAAACCGTAGATCGGGCCAGCCACGCTTCTTAAGGACCATTTGAGACTTTGGATTCTTTTTTAAGTTCCATTTTAATCGGATTCTATCACTTTCAGGTAAAAAATTATTCAATATTGATTTACAAAAAGTTCCCGAGTCCATACCGTGATTTTCCTAACTAAGGAGAGTCTATGAAAAAACTTTCGATTTTGGCTATCTCCGTCGCACTCTTTGCAAGCATCACAGCTTGTGGAGCATTCGGCGGTCTGCCAAGCCTAAAAAGCTCTTTTGTACTGAGCGAGAGCACCATCCCAGGGACAAATGAAACAGTAAAAACTTTACTGCCCTACGGGTCTGTAATCCATTACTATGGATACATCAAGCCAGGACAAGCGCCAGACGGTTTAGTCGATGGAAGCAAAAAAGCATACTACCTTTACGTTTGGGTTCCTGCTGTTATCGCTGAGATGGGAGTTCGTATGATTTCCCCAACTGGCGAAATCGGTGAACCAGGCGACGGAGACCTAGTAAGTGACGCTTTCAAAGCGGCAACTCCAGAAGAAAAATCAATGCCAAATTGGTTCGATACTTGGATTCGCGTTGAAAGAATGTCCGCTATTATGCCGGACCAAATCGCTAAAGCGGCGAAAGGAAAACCACTTCAAAAGCTCGAAGACGATGATGATGGAGATGATACTTACAAAGAAGAGAGACATGCAAAATACAACTCTCTTACAAGAATTACCATCCCTAATCCTCCAAAATCTTTTGACGAACTGAAAAGTATCGATACTAAAAAACTTTTAGTAAGAGGTCTTTACAGAATCGCTTTCACTACCTACAAACCAGGTGAAGTGAAAGGATCTTTCGTTGCATCAGTTGGTCTGCTCTTCCCACCAGGTATTCCAGGTGTGAGCCCACTGATTCACTCAAATCCTGAAGAACTGCAAAAACAAGCAGTAGCTGCTGAAGATTCTTTGAAAAAAGCTGCAGCTGAAGCTACTAAGTAATTCACACTTAGTTTGCAAGTTGTTTATGGTAAAAAAGCCGCCGCAAGGCGGCTTTTTTTTATTCTATCACTTTTTTTGAATACAACGAAAATCGAAAGTGATTTCTAACTTACAAACGAGATCCACCAATCCATTCTTTTCAAAAACGATGCGCAAACTGGACGGTGATACCCAAGAAAAAAAACGATTCTTTTCCTGGTTCACGACAATAACGGCCAGTTTTCAGAACGAATTCTTCCTTTGATCGTTTTAAAATGAAAAACACCGTTCCGGATTCTTCTCTTCTTTTTTGGGGCGAAAACCATCCCTCCGGTAAAAACGGTGAGATTGTCGAAAACTTTACTGAAAAGATATTAGAAATAAAAATCGGAAATTCCAATTCTCATCTCCCATTCTGAATGAAACAGAAATTCTTTCTCCTTGGAGTTCACCAAAAACGATCGCAAACAATAGAGCCATTCCATGGAAACCGAACTTCGAAACAAAACAGAGAGAGAGCGGAAGTATCTGAGGAACTCCGCAAGAGGAACGTTTTTACTCGCATCCATTTACGGTCTGTTACAGAAACGCTTTCAGATCCCCTCTTACTCTGTGAAAAGAATCGCAGAAAATATTCACAATCCGAAACACCAGCTGATTTGTAGAAAAGAAAGGCCAAAGGCGGACAAATCGATCCTTGCATTTGGATCGGAAAACGTCTTTGCCGAAGAATCAGAAAAAAACCTTTCCAGCACTGACAAGATTCGATTCCAAGATTTCCCTAAACAACGTTCGATATGGAAGAATTTCGGTTTTCAGGTTAGGAATTCGGCCTCGGAGTGACATTAAGACTAAAATCAACCTGAACATAAGTTCATAAAGGATTTGAAATGATAGAGACTAATTATTTCTCGGACAACGCGGATCTACAAGAAAACTTTCAGACGATCGTAGACTGGAAAGAGATCATCGACGGCTTTGAAGGCGACTTTGAAGATCAAAAAGAATATCAGAAAAATGGAAAAGAAGAACTGGCGATGGCGCCCGGTTCGTACGAAGATGCATTAGAATATTATAAATCGATTTTAGAATCCGGAGGTGAAATCGCCGGAAAACAAATCGCACCTCTCGCAAAAGACATGGATGTGGAAGGACTCAAGTATTCTTCCGGAAAGGTTACGTTTCCCGAAGCGATGGTAAAAGGAATCAATCAGGTCAAAGAAGCGGGGATTCTCCCTTACAGCATCGGAAGACATCACGGAGGACTCGGGATTCCTGCGACCGTTCAAACGATGATGATGGAAATGTTTTCCAGAGCGGACGGCTCTTTTGCCATCACCCTCGGTTGTCTCAATCTCGCTGAAACGATCGAAAGATTCGGCTCCCCCGAAATGGTGGAAGAATACGTACCGAAAATGGCAAGAGGAGAATTGTTTGGAGCTATGGCCCTCACCGAGCCAAACTACGGTTCCGATCTTCCGAATCTTCAAACAAAAGCGGTCAAGGATGCGAACGGGGTCTGGAGACTCACGGGGGCAAAACGTTTTATCACGCACGGATGTGGGTTCGAAGGAATTCCAGCCGTGATTCTTACCCTTGCGAGAACCGGAACTCCTACGAGTGGCGCGAGAGGACTTTCCTTTTTCCTCGTTAAAAGCTCCGATGTCTTCATCGCTGGGATCGAAAAGAAGATGGGAC
This window of the Leptospira stimsonii genome carries:
- the metK gene encoding methionine adenosyltransferase gives rise to the protein MSLKDFIFTSESVGEGHPDKVCDQISDAILDAYLEQDPKSRVACETLVTTNLVVIAGEITSKGKVDAQEIARNVIRDIGYNDITMGFDADFAVVSAHVHAQSPDISQGVTEGEGLFKEQGAGDQGLMFGFAINETPELMPMPIYYSHELVKYLAELRHSNKLKFLRPDAKSQVTVEYKDGKPVRIDTVVISTQHSPDVTHKQIEESLIEECIKKVIPANLLKDTKYFINPTGQFIIGGPHGDAGLTGRKIIVDTYGGYGRHGGGAFSGKDPSKVDRSAAYMGRYIAKNVVASGLADKCEVQLAYAIGVAEPVSVHVDTFGTGKISEDELVKRIRANFRLTPRGIIESLKLLEKGRKYRETASYGHFGRKGSTFTWEETDKAAALKG
- a CDS encoding ParB N-terminal domain-containing protein, translated to MKIRVSDIKVKNRIRKDLGDLRPLKESIQKLGLLHPILIDLDNTLISGERRLESVKSLGWEYVDVRIVDIRNKKERVQMEAEENNIRLEFTSEEQERVQELLERYSYSTIFGRILAWFLDLWDWIKRFFQKK
- the lipL32 gene encoding major surface lipoprotein LipL32, encoding MKKLSILAISVALFASITACGAFGGLPSLKSSFVLSESTIPGTNETVKTLLPYGSVIHYYGYIKPGQAPDGLVDGSKKAYYLYVWVPAVIAEMGVRMISPTGEIGEPGDGDLVSDAFKAATPEEKSMPNWFDTWIRVERMSAIMPDQIAKAAKGKPLQKLEDDDDGDDTYKEERHAKYNSLTRITIPNPPKSFDELKSIDTKKLLVRGLYRIAFTTYKPGEVKGSFVASVGLLFPPGIPGVSPLIHSNPEELQKQAVAAEDSLKKAAAEATK